Proteins found in one Nitratiruptor sp. SB155-2 genomic segment:
- a CDS encoding beta strand repeat-containing protein: MALTKKQVAQLYVALFDRAPTKSELDGWYNDATTNNKDMNTLAGDMLYAALQVVDSDSDAAANYPQYVNLDPSDRTQVKTVIENVYKLLLGKDYTQDPQGIDGWVDNVINNGGTFKALGDTLAGIVYVAEQYATGAIQTNDPDTLKAAKAFENKSDVALYVAENVPNPDPDGDGKINFDTFKNIVASVTDDPATKTAAEQQADDYVPVSVELTTGKDTIVGSEAADTFTADILTLNDGDSIDGKGGIDTLNATINTDISNAVAVKNVEKVNVTSYGAHSIDMKYFSGVDTLASIESTGQITLTNVASSSMGLKLKGVNQSINATYSDLSGTSDILKVTLEDTQNAAVTVNAGFESAEITANGASNEVDTFNAAGVNTLTIKGDSSVTFDRTQDPIQSIQNIIIKDAKAINLANLSDVKTLTASDNTDGISTGIDTGTDGFVDSDKITANSNGATVTLGSGDDNIVFNDSANSGKTNTLILGAGNDKLTFEKGSGNNTILAKEGDDQILISDTNTAISNSADYFDMGDGDDTIIVNNNESNNFVLKDVENLTLKNSATGTNTISSANKALKVTAEVGNGTTATGPVDVQGLTAGSTVTINNAKDATGGVNDIKVGFASTEAATTIDVNAKVTSAGTGITVSKVTDLTLDFADAVDLTNATDDLTIDDTKKLTINASKALDLGTGISNVTAGDKLEEIKVTGSDAVDMGKILNSDKLKTVNITATKDLTIDDFKDVRALTDLTLEGKSVTVGTTSTQAAIGTNTAADALNSVSITATNGDVKLQSSTNNDKLINAKELGTVTISADKGSIYGNDQTVSSTDGAYLVYAQDENGITVNLSAKSNIKAFDGTNSGALVVENTKGNVTATLSGDAAANIVYNTGTATGATGAVSLNASNLKGGLTAVVSNTDSDSITTSSSISLGAKDANTQNTVTVAGTVDTLTVNGSGGKDTITLGTSSTTDKFQTATISLGAGADTLDVSNLDPYATDSDSDDGVAANFGSSSHTFTETDSANNTSVAANTVVQYDHDAAKKVVADGFKITTSGVDKFVGTDNNDYIIANSTGMTIDAKDGDDTIALGAGSDTVVFGTNTTNGDDDINSFNDNDKLDLSALATAVKGSAFASTDLVANEDVNDGTGDLNGKVAVIYDSASGVDTLSSASQITTTANSANQITISDNGKALVIWGSSATDHILEVYYVADTDSTSSQSWSITHLATVSGTDDLTVSDLDTFNNGILS; this comes from the coding sequence ATGGCATTGACAAAGAAGCAGGTGGCGCAGTTATACGTTGCGTTGTTTGACAGAGCACCTACAAAGAGCGAGTTGGACGGGTGGTACAACGATGCTACCACGAACAATAAAGATATGAACACATTGGCTGGAGATATGCTGTATGCTGCGCTTCAAGTAGTAGACAGTGATTCGGATGCTGCGGCAAACTATCCACAGTACGTAAATCTTGATCCATCAGATAGAACTCAAGTAAAAACTGTAATCGAAAACGTTTACAAGCTTTTACTTGGAAAAGACTACACCCAGGATCCTCAGGGAATCGATGGATGGGTAGATAACGTTATCAATAACGGGGGAACATTCAAAGCCCTTGGAGACACACTTGCAGGTATCGTATACGTTGCTGAGCAATATGCGACCGGAGCGATCCAAACAAACGATCCAGATACTTTGAAAGCTGCAAAAGCGTTCGAGAACAAATCTGACGTAGCACTCTACGTAGCGGAAAACGTTCCAAATCCAGATCCGGATGGCGACGGAAAGATCAACTTCGACACTTTCAAAAACATCGTTGCGAGCGTTACAGACGATCCAGCGACAAAAACTGCTGCAGAGCAACAGGCAGATGATTATGTTCCAGTAAGCGTTGAACTCACAACAGGAAAAGACACAATCGTTGGAAGCGAAGCGGCTGACACATTCACTGCAGACATTCTTACTCTCAATGACGGCGACAGTATCGATGGCAAAGGCGGTATCGATACACTTAACGCTACAATCAATACTGACATTTCAAATGCTGTTGCTGTAAAAAACGTTGAAAAAGTAAATGTGACTTCTTACGGTGCACACAGTATTGATATGAAATACTTTAGTGGGGTAGACACTCTTGCTTCTATTGAGTCTACAGGACAAATCACGTTGACCAATGTGGCTTCTTCATCTATGGGATTGAAGCTCAAAGGTGTCAATCAAAGCATTAACGCGACATATTCTGATCTAAGCGGAACAAGTGATATATTGAAAGTGACTCTTGAAGATACTCAAAATGCAGCAGTTACAGTAAATGCTGGATTTGAGAGTGCAGAAATCACTGCAAATGGTGCAAGCAATGAAGTGGATACATTTAATGCTGCAGGTGTAAATACACTCACAATTAAAGGGGACAGTTCAGTTACTTTTGATAGAACACAGGATCCTATCCAATCTATTCAAAATATTATTATTAAAGATGCGAAAGCAATAAATCTTGCCAATTTAAGTGATGTGAAAACATTAACGGCATCAGACAATACTGATGGAATTTCTACTGGTATTGATACTGGCACAGATGGATTTGTAGATAGCGATAAAATTACAGCTAACAGTAATGGTGCTACTGTTACACTTGGAAGCGGTGATGATAACATTGTATTTAATGACAGTGCAAATAGTGGAAAAACCAATACACTTATACTTGGCGCAGGTAATGACAAGCTTACATTTGAAAAAGGAAGCGGTAATAACACTATCCTTGCGAAAGAGGGTGACGATCAAATCCTTATTAGCGACACAAATACCGCTATAAGCAATTCGGCAGATTATTTTGATATGGGTGATGGGGATGACACTATCATTGTAAATAATAATGAAAGTAACAACTTTGTATTAAAAGATGTAGAGAATTTAACACTTAAAAACAGTGCGACTGGGACAAATACAATTTCTTCTGCGAATAAAGCGCTTAAAGTGACGGCAGAAGTAGGTAATGGTACTACAGCTACAGGACCGGTTGATGTGCAGGGGTTGACAGCCGGCTCGACAGTTACTATTAACAATGCAAAAGATGCAACTGGCGGTGTAAATGATATCAAGGTAGGATTTGCTAGTACTGAAGCGGCGACTACTATAGATGTAAATGCGAAAGTAACTTCAGCTGGAACTGGAATTACTGTATCCAAAGTAACAGATTTGACTCTTGATTTTGCAGATGCTGTTGACCTAACAAATGCGACAGATGATCTCACAATCGATGATACTAAAAAGCTTACAATCAATGCATCAAAAGCTTTGGATTTAGGAACTGGTATATCAAATGTGACTGCTGGTGACAAACTAGAGGAGATCAAAGTAACAGGTTCTGATGCAGTGGATATGGGAAAAATTCTAAACAGTGACAAACTAAAAACTGTTAATATTACTGCAACAAAAGATTTGACAATTGATGATTTTAAAGATGTTCGAGCATTAACTGATTTGACATTAGAAGGTAAATCGGTAACTGTCGGTACTACTAGTACACAAGCAGCAATTGGTACAAATACAGCAGCAGATGCATTAAACAGTGTATCAATAACTGCTACAAATGGAGATGTTAAACTGCAATCATCTACTAATAATGACAAACTTATCAATGCTAAAGAGCTTGGAACTGTTACAATCAGTGCGGACAAGGGAAGTATTTACGGTAATGACCAAACTGTCAGTAGCACTGATGGAGCATACTTGGTATATGCTCAAGATGAAAACGGAATCACAGTTAACTTAAGTGCGAAAAGCAATATCAAAGCATTTGATGGAACAAACTCAGGGGCACTTGTAGTTGAAAACACAAAAGGAAATGTAACAGCTACACTTTCCGGAGATGCTGCAGCTAATATAGTTTACAATACAGGAACAGCTACTGGTGCAACAGGAGCTGTTAGTCTTAACGCTTCCAATCTAAAAGGTGGATTGACTGCTGTTGTGAGCAATACTGATTCCGATTCAATTACAACGTCATCAAGTATTTCTCTTGGTGCAAAAGATGCCAATACGCAAAATACAGTTACAGTTGCTGGAACAGTAGATACATTGACAGTGAATGGAAGTGGTGGTAAAGATACGATTACGCTTGGAACCAGTTCAACTACAGATAAATTCCAAACTGCTACAATTTCACTAGGTGCGGGTGCAGATACGCTTGATGTAAGCAATTTGGATCCATATGCTACAGATTCTGACAGTGATGATGGTGTAGCTGCAAACTTTGGAAGCTCAAGCCACACATTTACAGAGACAGATTCTGCAAACAATACATCTGTAGCGGCAAATACAGTTGTGCAGTATGATCACGATGCAGCTAAAAAAGTTGTAGCAGATGGTTTCAAAATCACTACATCTGGTGTCGATAAATTTGTAGGAACTGACAACAACGACTATATCATCGCTAACTCTACCGGTATGACTATTGATGCTAAAGATGGGGATGATACTATTGCTCTTGGAGCAGGTAGTGATACAGTTGTGTTTGGAACAAATACTACTAACGGGGATGATGATATAAATTCATTCAATGATAATGATAAACTTGATTTAAGTGCATTAGCAACTGCTGTAAAAGGTAGTGCATTTGCTTCTACTGATTTAGTAGCAAATGAAGATGTAAATGATGGAACAGGTGATTTAAATGGTAAAGTTGCAGTAATTTATGATAGTGCTAGTGGAGTTGATACACTTTCTTCTGCTTCTCAGATTACAACTACTGCTAACTCAGCAAATCAAATCACAATTAGCGACAATGGAAAAGCATTGGTTATATGGGGTTCTTCAGCAACTGATCATATCCTGGAAGTATATTATGTTGCTGATACAGATAGTACTTCTTCACAATCCTGGTCAATTACACATCTTGCTACAGTAAGTGGTACGGATGATTTGACAGTGAGTGATTTGGATACATTTAATAATGGCATTCTCTCTTAA
- a CDS encoding glycosyl transferase, protein MKILYLLPYPIHNPLHGGQIRAKKIYEKLKTFADVTSVVVTHSLYTDRAEQDFIIPEKKLKKYLFDPFSHDIALSLFLKKKFHIPAKLKKILEQKYDVIILEQPWLYPLVEQKDAKLIYSSQNVEYLTKQNILQKHGIQKSLSVDNTKELETKLLQNADAVITVSKEDEKRFRSISSKPLYIRALNGVEPPPIKNPYLDEVSHIKIILFVGSAYPPNAIGFWEMMQSLSWLPPDAVVAVAGKVGEMLFDYLPAEYKIYESYIRSRVKPLGALETTKLQALLYAAHTIVLPITSGGGSNLKTAEAIVYANHIVATSFAMRGYEPFKDFSFIDVQDVPKSFQKSVLKTLEKEKYSPTSTQKKEIEKLFWDNTLKNLEKIVQLSEN, encoded by the coding sequence GTGAAGATACTCTATCTCCTTCCCTATCCCATTCACAATCCACTGCATGGAGGACAGATCCGCGCAAAGAAAATATATGAAAAACTAAAAACCTTTGCCGATGTCACGTCTGTAGTGGTGACACACTCTCTCTATACCGACAGGGCAGAACAAGATTTTATTATCCCAGAAAAAAAACTCAAAAAATATCTTTTCGATCCATTTTCCCACGATATAGCTTTGAGTCTTTTTTTAAAAAAAAAGTTTCATATTCCAGCAAAACTTAAAAAGATACTTGAACAAAAATATGATGTGATCATTCTCGAACAGCCTTGGCTCTATCCTCTTGTAGAACAAAAAGATGCAAAACTTATTTACTCTTCACAAAATGTGGAGTACCTCACCAAACAAAATATATTGCAAAAACATGGCATTCAAAAGAGTCTATCTGTAGACAATACAAAAGAGCTGGAGACAAAGCTCTTGCAAAACGCCGATGCAGTGATAACGGTGAGCAAAGAGGATGAAAAGCGTTTCAGATCGATCTCTTCAAAGCCTCTTTACATCAGGGCGTTAAATGGAGTAGAACCGCCTCCTATAAAAAATCCTTATCTTGATGAAGTGTCGCATATCAAAATCATCCTTTTTGTGGGTAGCGCTTATCCGCCAAATGCTATAGGTTTTTGGGAGATGATGCAGAGCTTATCATGGCTTCCACCGGATGCGGTAGTGGCAGTTGCCGGAAAAGTAGGAGAGATGCTTTTTGACTATCTGCCTGCTGAGTATAAGATATACGAATCGTACATACGAAGTAGAGTCAAGCCTTTGGGAGCTTTGGAAACGACAAAACTCCAGGCACTGTTGTATGCGGCCCATACGATTGTCTTGCCTATTACATCGGGAGGTGGATCAAACCTTAAAACGGCGGAAGCTATCGTCTATGCAAACCATATCGTAGCCACTTCTTTTGCCATGAGAGGATATGAACCATTCAAAGATTTTTCGTTTATCGATGTCCAAGACGTTCCAAAATCATTTCAAAAATCGGTTTTAAAAACGTTGGAAAAAGAGAAATACTCTCCCACCTCCACACAAAAAAAAGAGATAGAAAAACTTTTTTGGGACAATACTCTAAAAAATCTGGAAAAAATTGTTCAGCTTAGCGAAAATTAA
- a CDS encoding glycosyltransferase has protein sequence MLYIDVTSLMCWNRAPVGIIKTQLELVRYTLQNDLANYTFFDKDGKSIHRVDESHVRKKIESIENNTSYAFNLSSAKPEKPSPSFFHLADTLHEAKVWQHPFTKEDVYISIGLDWDYSDYEILYWIKKEIGFSFVGALYDLIPVTHPQYVASFGFSQLFTKHILNLIYLSDKIFCISDFSKSQLQAFVQTNNIQKLPIIKTIHLGDNIPKSVNLKLPQRPHDPNNFCLYVSTVEARKNHILLLRLYDALIQENIDAPDLVCVGMRGWGVDEVFSFYESRPYLKNRVYFYEDVSDGELHSLYQQTRFSLFPSHIEGWGLASRESLLFGKPVLISEAEALKEATQGLALSLPNDIDYWIEAFEMVQSDTLLQEWSNMIQSRFRPRSWEEFAQEFITFVKEEQ, from the coding sequence TTGCTCTATATCGATGTCACTTCTCTGATGTGCTGGAACAGAGCTCCTGTTGGTATCATAAAAACCCAGCTTGAGCTTGTCAGATATACTTTGCAAAACGATCTGGCAAATTATACCTTCTTTGACAAAGATGGGAAAAGCATCCATAGAGTTGATGAATCCCATGTAAGAAAAAAGATCGAATCGATCGAAAACAACACTTCATATGCATTCAACCTTTCATCAGCCAAGCCTGAAAAGCCAAGTCCATCCTTTTTCCATCTTGCAGACACCTTACATGAGGCAAAAGTTTGGCAGCATCCCTTTACGAAAGAGGATGTCTACATATCGATAGGACTAGACTGGGATTATAGCGATTATGAGATTCTTTACTGGATCAAAAAAGAGATAGGATTTTCTTTTGTTGGGGCACTTTACGATCTCATTCCTGTAACCCATCCTCAATATGTTGCATCTTTTGGTTTTTCACAGCTTTTTACGAAACATATCCTAAATCTCATCTATCTAAGCGACAAAATCTTTTGTATATCCGACTTTTCAAAATCGCAGCTTCAAGCCTTCGTCCAGACAAACAACATCCAAAAACTGCCCATCATTAAAACGATCCATCTTGGAGATAACATTCCAAAAAGCGTAAATCTAAAGCTTCCGCAACGTCCACACGATCCAAACAACTTTTGTCTCTATGTCAGTACTGTTGAAGCAAGAAAAAACCACATTCTTCTTTTGAGACTCTACGATGCATTGATCCAAGAAAACATTGATGCGCCCGATCTAGTCTGTGTAGGGATGCGGGGCTGGGGAGTGGATGAGGTCTTTTCATTTTATGAAAGCCGTCCCTATCTCAAAAACAGAGTCTACTTCTATGAAGATGTCAGTGACGGCGAACTCCATTCACTCTATCAGCAAACTCGATTTTCCCTTTTTCCTTCTCATATAGAGGGGTGGGGACTGGCAAGCAGAGAATCGCTGCTCTTTGGCAAGCCTGTTCTCATATCCGAAGCCGAGGCTCTCAAAGAGGCTACGCAAGGCCTCGCCCTTAGCCTTCCAAACGATATCGACTACTGGATCGAAGCTTTCGAGATGGTGCAATCTGATACTCTTTTGCAGGAGTGGTCTAATATGATACAGAGTCGCTTCAGACCAAGAAGTTGGGAAGAGTTTGCACAGGAGTTCATAACTTTTGTAAAGGAAGAGCAGTGA
- a CDS encoding methyltransferase domain-containing protein, with amino-acid sequence MDLEHLKKEIVQRAKKRKWEKIFQPLQPEESFVPKGVYTYEGLTKYSQEEFIRNAYEALLQRAPDTEGMHHYLRLLRSGKRNKTEIVSLLRYSPEGREKNVTLLGAKKRYVATLLFSVPFFGYLAKILYYLWKLPQKMSILEDVVQKSSHDLSKLQTVFEKRDEELRGFKQIVMDELNEIEGRFQNLDHAILQIDKELHKLTPIQNLPFFYSQTISFEKKNEDFYTMLEEHYYPAVLVKEKQKIYLQFLDKQTLQDKTWLDVGCGRGEFLEILRDAGIKAKGIDIHEPALRICKQKALDTEQSEAIEFLEKSKEKFGGISALQVIEHMKFEAISRFFALAYERLEKGGIILVETVNPKFCEAFNNFYIDPTHKKPVPVELAASLLAYHGFEDIRVIYSMPKALSPEKEKNYSDYALIAKKG; translated from the coding sequence ATGGATTTAGAGCATCTAAAAAAAGAGATCGTACAAAGAGCAAAAAAGAGAAAATGGGAAAAAATTTTTCAGCCTTTACAACCCGAAGAGAGCTTTGTACCAAAAGGGGTGTATACCTACGAGGGTCTCACAAAATACAGCCAGGAGGAGTTTATCCGCAACGCTTACGAAGCTCTTCTTCAAAGAGCCCCGGATACTGAAGGAATGCACCATTACCTTCGTCTTCTTCGTAGCGGCAAAAGAAACAAAACAGAGATCGTGTCACTTTTACGCTACAGTCCAGAAGGAAGAGAAAAAAATGTAACGCTTCTTGGAGCAAAGAAAAGATATGTCGCAACACTTCTTTTTTCCGTTCCTTTTTTCGGGTATCTGGCAAAGATCTTGTATTATCTATGGAAACTGCCACAAAAGATGAGCATCCTGGAAGATGTGGTGCAAAAAAGTTCCCACGATCTTTCAAAGTTGCAAACTGTTTTTGAAAAGAGGGATGAAGAGCTTCGGGGATTTAAGCAGATTGTGATGGATGAACTCAATGAGATAGAGGGGAGATTTCAAAACCTCGATCACGCAATCTTACAAATAGATAAAGAACTTCACAAACTGACACCCATACAAAATCTTCCTTTTTTCTATTCACAAACAATCTCCTTTGAAAAGAAAAACGAGGACTTTTACACAATGCTGGAAGAGCATTACTATCCTGCAGTACTGGTCAAAGAAAAGCAGAAAATCTATCTGCAGTTTTTGGATAAGCAAACCCTGCAAGACAAAACGTGGCTCGATGTGGGATGCGGAAGAGGGGAATTTTTAGAGATTTTAAGAGATGCCGGTATAAAGGCAAAGGGAATCGATATACATGAACCTGCTTTACGTATCTGCAAACAGAAAGCTTTGGATACAGAGCAGAGCGAGGCGATCGAGTTTTTGGAAAAAAGCAAAGAAAAATTTGGAGGCATATCTGCTTTGCAGGTAATCGAACATATGAAGTTTGAAGCAATCAGCAGATTTTTCGCTCTTGCCTATGAAAGGCTGGAAAAAGGGGGAATCATTCTTGTAGAGACTGTCAATCCGAAATTTTGTGAAGCTTTCAACAACTTCTATATCGACCCCACCCACAAAAAACCTGTTCCTGTGGAGCTTGCTGCATCACTGCTTGCCTATCATGGATTTGAAGATATCCGCGTCATCTACTCTATGCCCAAGGCGTTGAGTCCTGAGAAAGAGAAAAATTACAGCGACTACGCTTTGATAGCCAAAAAAGGCTAA
- a CDS encoding ABC transporter ATP-binding protein, protein MRNLTKIYKLYKKPSDRLVEIFFKTKKHRLFYANKDISFDLHQGETLGIIGVNGAGKSTLLKQIAGVISPTSGEIRSFGRITALLELGTGFNPEFSGRENIYLNGMLIGLSKAEIGEKLQSIIDFSELESFIDEPLKTYSSGMVMRLAFSIAIHSDPSILIVDEALSVGDAHFSAKCTKALKELKEKKLSIIYVSHDLNSLKLLCDRLILLHKGEIAYEGDPESVINKYNFLIAKLNQEEMITDSCNAFGTMEAKITKVTVKGLDSGSSTVTSGETTHIDITIEAKEPIKDKTVGVLIRDRFGQDIFGTNTALYNKTVTLQPDKTCNVRFTLPMNIAPGKYTISVALHQDKTHLDECIHWIDRACEFEVAGFKERYFAGLCRLEPVVEIL, encoded by the coding sequence GTGAGAAATCTTACAAAAATCTATAAACTCTACAAAAAGCCATCCGATCGGCTTGTAGAGATCTTTTTCAAAACGAAAAAACACCGTCTCTTTTATGCAAACAAAGATATCTCCTTTGACCTTCACCAAGGTGAAACCCTTGGTATCATCGGTGTCAACGGTGCAGGCAAATCAACGCTTCTAAAGCAGATAGCCGGTGTTATATCTCCCACGTCTGGAGAGATTCGCTCGTTTGGACGCATTACAGCTCTGTTGGAACTTGGCACAGGATTTAATCCCGAATTTAGCGGAAGAGAAAATATATATCTCAATGGCATGCTCATAGGTCTTAGCAAAGCAGAGATCGGTGAAAAGCTACAAAGCATCATAGATTTTAGCGAACTTGAATCCTTTATCGATGAGCCGCTGAAGACATATTCTTCCGGTATGGTGATGCGACTTGCGTTTTCTATAGCCATCCATTCGGATCCTTCTATCCTCATAGTAGATGAAGCCCTCTCGGTAGGAGACGCTCACTTCAGTGCGAAGTGTACCAAAGCCCTCAAAGAACTCAAAGAAAAAAAGCTGAGCATTATCTATGTTTCACACGATCTAAACTCTTTAAAACTTCTTTGTGACAGGCTCATCTTGCTTCACAAAGGAGAGATAGCCTATGAAGGCGATCCCGAAAGTGTTATCAACAAGTATAACTTCCTTATAGCGAAACTCAACCAAGAAGAGATGATCACGGACTCCTGCAACGCTTTTGGAACGATGGAAGCAAAGATTACAAAAGTCACAGTGAAGGGGCTTGATTCTGGCTCTTCCACCGTAACATCGGGAGAAACAACCCATATCGACATTACCATTGAAGCGAAAGAACCTATCAAAGACAAAACCGTAGGTGTTCTCATTCGAGACAGATTTGGTCAAGATATTTTTGGAACAAACACCGCCTTGTACAACAAAACCGTCACGCTGCAGCCAGATAAAACATGCAACGTCCGGTTTACTCTGCCTATGAACATAGCCCCCGGCAAATACACCATATCCGTTGCCCTCCATCAGGACAAAACCCATCTCGACGAATGCATCCACTGGATCGACAGAGCGTGTGAATTTGAAGTGGCCGGCTTTAAAGAGCGCTACTTTGCCGGACTGTGCAGGCTTGAGCCAGTAGTCGAGATTCTTTAG
- a CDS encoding zinc-dependent metalloprotease has protein sequence MNLDQVIKLYIALFDRAPEKEGVHNWYEAAIVNGWDEGQIAQNMIYAAQEVVNSNPDYLTIYPQYAHVDTNDPNAVRSIIESVYVSLFDKTYQDDPKGIDGWVGAVLEGQNIGNIIASIIYVADGIANGTISADTQTVAHALAYKNKIEVGKYVAQKSPTFLGDFDIYQSFIKNVTDDAESVADAIVDINNYFDSSVTSYDALPLEVRSLLIDQGAKIDKDIITYSFPQVMPLEYQDEISYSNHWQPLNLIDQSRVREAFHELGSVLGVRFEEVDSNGDIRFSKVTPSSQDEAGFAVQEIYDGKMVTSGVGSDIFLANDYDVIAAPKDVILHEIGHAFGLKHPFEGSPTMPSSYDNTLYTIMSYTQEETALPEITMKNLGDSFEYTVQTDPIGRKSIGYYDLLALRYLYGSTEHDLTNETYDISDLYNQHAFAHIVDDGGIDTVVLDSQEPAYIDLRGGEFLSSIGDHLPFNSIKQQIQEQMSLEDIPSSYFDDIYAGVLDIIQQNPSFKAQIYQGKNVVTLPENSIENIVATGADEIIYDNALDNRIITGSGNDIIYVSQGDDTIDGGEGIDTVYLPDKQYQEIQTDGILYLVSDDQVIALQNIEHIV, from the coding sequence ATGAATCTTGATCAGGTTATAAAACTCTACATTGCACTTTTTGACAGAGCCCCTGAAAAAGAGGGGGTGCACAATTGGTACGAAGCTGCTATTGTAAATGGATGGGATGAAGGACAAATTGCCCAAAACATGATCTATGCAGCTCAGGAGGTGGTTAACTCCAATCCAGACTACCTCACTATCTATCCCCAGTATGCACATGTAGATACGAATGATCCAAATGCTGTTCGTTCCATCATCGAATCCGTTTATGTTTCCCTGTTTGACAAAACCTATCAAGATGATCCAAAAGGGATTGACGGATGGGTAGGAGCAGTTTTGGAGGGTCAAAATATCGGAAACATTATTGCAAGTATTATCTACGTAGCTGATGGAATAGCCAATGGGACTATATCTGCGGATACGCAAACAGTAGCGCACGCTTTGGCTTATAAAAACAAGATAGAAGTAGGAAAATATGTAGCACAAAAATCACCGACTTTTTTGGGCGATTTTGATATATACCAGTCCTTTATCAAAAACGTAACAGATGATGCTGAGAGTGTTGCAGATGCTATTGTTGACATAAACAACTATTTTGATTCATCAGTAACTTCCTATGATGCATTGCCTCTTGAAGTACGCTCCCTGCTAATCGATCAGGGAGCAAAAATCGATAAAGATATTATCACATATAGTTTCCCACAGGTAATGCCTTTAGAGTATCAAGATGAAATTTCCTATTCAAACCATTGGCAACCTTTGAATCTTATCGATCAGTCAAGGGTTCGGGAAGCGTTTCATGAACTTGGTTCTGTTTTGGGTGTCCGTTTCGAAGAGGTCGATAGCAATGGCGATATACGCTTTTCCAAAGTAACGCCTTCATCCCAGGATGAAGCGGGGTTTGCCGTACAGGAGATTTATGACGGTAAGATGGTGACGAGCGGTGTAGGAAGTGACATCTTTCTAGCAAACGATTACGATGTCATCGCTGCGCCAAAAGATGTCATTTTGCATGAGATCGGACATGCTTTTGGTCTCAAACACCCATTTGAAGGTAGTCCAACGATGCCTTCATCATATGATAACACACTCTATACGATAATGAGTTATACCCAGGAAGAAACAGCATTGCCTGAGATTACCATGAAAAATCTTGGCGATAGCTTTGAATACACTGTCCAGACAGATCCTATCGGCAGAAAAAGTATCGGTTATTATGATCTGTTGGCTTTGCGATATCTTTACGGTTCGACCGAACATGATCTAACAAATGAAACCTATGATATATCCGATCTGTACAATCAGCATGCTTTTGCCCATATCGTCGATGACGGGGGCATTGATACAGTGGTGCTTGATAGTCAGGAGCCGGCTTATATCGATCTTCGAGGAGGAGAGTTCCTATCAAGCATTGGTGATCATTTGCCGTTCAACTCCATCAAGCAGCAGATTCAAGAGCAGATGAGTTTGGAAGATATTCCAAGTTCCTATTTTGATGATATCTATGCAGGCGTTTTGGATATCATCCAACAAAATCCATCGTTCAAAGCACAAATCTATCAAGGGAAAAATGTCGTCACGTTACCTGAAAATTCCATAGAAAACATTGTAGCCACAGGCGCAGATGAGATCATCTACGATAATGCCCTGGACAATCGCATCATAACCGGATCAGGCAATGACATCATCTATGTCTCACAAGGAGACGATACAATCGATGGAGGGGAAGGGATTGATACAGTCTATCTTCCCGATAAGCAGTATCAAGAAATTCAAACAGATGGAATACTCTATCTTGTTTCCGATGATCAGGTCATCGCTTTGCAAAATATTGAGCATATCGTATAA
- a CDS encoding DUF6447 family protein translates to MATVTIDGKEYAIEELPDAAKAQIMNIQYVDQKIADLKSQIAVMTAAREYYSTLLKANLPKEGDDTVKYEE, encoded by the coding sequence ATGGCGACAGTAACGATTGATGGCAAAGAGTATGCGATCGAAGAGCTTCCCGATGCGGCTAAAGCACAGATCATGAACATTCAGTATGTGGATCAAAAGATAGCCGATCTCAAATCGCAAATTGCTGTAATGACAGCTGCAAGAGAGTACTACTCTACACTTCTCAAAGCCAATTTGCCAAAAGAGGGTGATGACACTGTCAAGTATGAAGAGTAA